From the genome of bacterium, one region includes:
- a CDS encoding serine hydrolase has product MTNRRNIFIIGLFFVLLSVSAVFFNQYYQVQKILKEETEKERILLEKRKSNWLILEQTLSEHIDGFNGEAGILIKDLQSNWEISFNKDDLFPSASVVKIPILVSCFSAIGDGKLNPDSVIRLRSIDKASGSGVLKNMSTGKEISINELFELMITKSDNTATNILINRLGFEYLNSSFKSLGIKNTNLSRKMVDFKARSRGVENYTTAEDIAIVLGKIYHGEVINQGVSKQCLDLLKQQKVNDRIPKYLPKEAVIAHKTGLERFVCHDAGIVYTPNGDFIICVLVKHSETTSKSAKKFIANIAEIAYQHFEKRQIVICAKTLAVVH; this is encoded by the coding sequence ATGACGAATAGAAGAAATATATTTATTATTGGGTTGTTTTTTGTTTTATTATCTGTCTCGGCGGTTTTTTTTAATCAATATTATCAAGTACAAAAAATACTGAAAGAAGAAACCGAAAAAGAAAGGATTCTATTAGAGAAAAGAAAATCGAATTGGCTAATATTGGAACAGACTTTATCGGAGCATATTGATGGTTTTAATGGAGAAGCTGGTATTTTAATCAAAGATTTGCAGTCAAATTGGGAGATATCTTTTAACAAAGATGATTTGTTCCCTTCGGCAAGCGTAGTCAAGATTCCTATTCTAGTTTCATGTTTTAGCGCAATCGGTGATGGAAAACTTAATCCTGATTCTGTTATACGTCTTAGGTCTATAGATAAAGCTTCAGGCTCCGGGGTTCTGAAAAACATGTCTACAGGTAAAGAAATTAGTATTAATGAGTTGTTTGAGCTTATGATTACTAAAAGCGACAATACGGCTACCAATATACTGATAAACCGTTTGGGTTTTGAATATCTCAATTCATCTTTTAAATCTTTGGGGATTAAAAATACAAATTTGTCCCGCAAGATGGTTGATTTTAAGGCGCGCAGTCGAGGTGTTGAGAATTATACGACTGCAGAAGATATTGCTATTGTTTTAGGGAAAATTTATCACGGAGAAGTTATTAATCAGGGAGTTTCAAAGCAGTGTCTGGATTTGTTAAAACAACAAAAAGTAAATGACCGTATCCCCAAATATTTACCCAAAGAAGCTGTTATTGCTCACAAAACCGGGCTTGAACGTTTTGTTTGTCACGATGCTGGAATTGTGTATACTCCTAACGGAGATTTTATTATTTGCGTATTAGTTAAGCATTCAGAAACCACCAGCAAGTCAGCGAAGAAATTTATTGCAAATATAGCGGAGATTGCATATCAACATTTCGAAAAACGACAGATAGTGATTTGTGCCAAAACTTTGGCGGTTGTTCATTAG
- a CDS encoding trehalose-6-phosphate synthase, with protein MQRLTEWFKYFQKGDIDKAHPIKDKGEFGKLASEVEQIALSLRVARRSISNKASVRLQKEEVWTETKLRNLVHAKLGENAFFVVSNREPYMHVMDEMTGAVKVIRPASGVVSALHPVLCACGGVWVAHGSGEADKKFVNSKDKLGVPPEDNRYILKRVWLNKEEEAGYYLGFSSEGLWPLCHNTHMRPIFRESDWKMYKKVNQKFADSIVEELPEKSPFIFIQDYHFTLLGKMIKEKRPDATIALFWHIPWPNPENFSICPYKKEILEGMLGCDLIGFHVQNHCNNFLDTMNKLLESKVNTEKFSVMRAGKETYIRSFPISVDCDLRDNHNGFVSKDYALEEDIELTKGVEKLKREFRLEGKIVGIGVDRIDYTKGLPEKMLAIDRFLDKYQQYKKKFVFIQLASPSRTEIKRYRELIDEIDGLVEKINLKHAEENWKPIVYLQRYFSQDEIKFYYALASFCIVSSLHDGMNLVAKEYVAAKKDLSGSLILSQFTGAARELTDAVQVNPYSIEEFAEAIRLAIEMPEEEQKRCMENMRKVISENNVYHWAANVVTELTALKQI; from the coding sequence ATGCAACGTCTTACGGAATGGTTTAAATATTTTCAAAAAGGCGATATCGATAAAGCTCATCCAATAAAAGACAAAGGAGAATTTGGCAAGCTTGCAAGCGAAGTTGAACAAATTGCTTTGTCTTTGCGTGTGGCGCGAAGGTCTATTTCCAATAAAGCTTCTGTTCGTCTTCAGAAAGAAGAAGTATGGACGGAAACTAAACTTAGAAATCTCGTCCATGCAAAGTTGGGAGAAAACGCCTTTTTTGTAGTTTCAAACAGAGAACCATATATGCATGTCATGGACGAAATGACAGGCGCCGTCAAAGTAATTAGACCCGCCAGCGGTGTTGTTTCCGCTTTGCATCCTGTTTTATGCGCTTGCGGAGGTGTTTGGGTTGCTCACGGAAGCGGCGAAGCCGACAAAAAATTCGTAAATTCCAAAGATAAATTAGGTGTCCCGCCCGAAGATAACCGATATATTCTAAAAAGGGTGTGGTTAAACAAGGAAGAAGAAGCAGGCTATTATCTCGGGTTTTCGAGCGAAGGGCTTTGGCCTCTTTGTCATAATACTCATATGCGGCCAATTTTCAGGGAATCTGATTGGAAAATGTATAAGAAAGTAAACCAGAAATTTGCAGATAGCATTGTGGAAGAGTTACCCGAAAAAAGCCCTTTTATTTTTATACAAGATTATCACTTTACATTGCTCGGCAAAATGATCAAAGAAAAGCGTCCCGACGCGACAATCGCTTTATTTTGGCATATACCTTGGCCCAATCCGGAAAATTTCTCCATATGCCCGTATAAAAAAGAGATACTTGAGGGTATGTTAGGATGCGATTTAATCGGTTTTCATGTGCAAAACCATTGTAATAATTTTCTTGATACTATGAATAAATTGCTTGAGTCAAAAGTAAATACGGAAAAATTCAGCGTTATGCGCGCCGGAAAAGAGACCTATATTCGGTCTTTTCCTATAAGTGTAGATTGCGATTTAAGGGATAATCATAACGGTTTTGTTTCCAAAGATTACGCTTTGGAAGAAGATATTGAATTAACTAAGGGAGTTGAAAAATTAAAAAGAGAATTTAGGCTCGAAGGCAAGATTGTCGGGATAGGCGTAGATAGAATCGATTATACAAAGGGATTGCCCGAAAAAATGTTAGCCATAGATAGATTTTTGGATAAGTATCAGCAGTATAAAAAGAAGTTTGTCTTTATTCAATTGGCTTCTCCCAGCCGGACTGAGATAAAACGGTATCGTGAGCTTATAGACGAAATAGACGGATTGGTTGAGAAAATAAACTTAAAACACGCCGAAGAAAACTGGAAACCGATAGTTTATCTGCAGAGATATTTTTCTCAGGATGAAATAAAGTTTTATTATGCGTTGGCTTCTTTTTGCATAGTAAGCTCTTTGCATGACGGGATGAACCTGGTTGCGAAAGAATATGTTGCCGCAAAGAAAGACTTATCCGGCAGTTTGATTTTAAGCCAATTTACTGGTGCCGCAAGAGAATTAACCGATGCCGTTCAAGTTAATCCTTATTCTATAGAAGAGTTTGCAGAAGCCATAAGACTTGCTATCGAAATGCCCGAAGAAGAGCAAAAGAGATGCATGGAGAACATGCGTAAAGTCATAAGCGAAAACAATGTTTATCATTGGGCTGCAAATGTTGTTACGGAGCTAACTGCTTTAAAACAGATTTAA
- the hflK gene encoding FtsH protease activity modulator HflK has translation MEWKDVQGVEDAIDVGKEKFNDFGRFMPWIIVGFFILIILMGSIYSIGPDEVGVRQRFGKYVDLSSPGLHIKIPFGIEKVTPIKVEKIFKEEFGVRTLHPGVRTSYSSRQYLEESLMLTGDLNILDVRWIVQYKVKDPVKLLFAVRDPQDNIRDVSEIVMRWFVGDYSVDEVLTIQREEIDYLAQQEMQKILDDWQTGVQIITVKLLDVNPPEKVKPAFNEVNEAKQEKEKVINQAWEAYNKVIPRAKGEAEKTIREAEGYALDKINRAKGEAERFLVTLGEYQKAPQITQKRLYLETMMEVLPRAKQKYIIDPKQSSILPLLNIGEQGGAK, from the coding sequence ATGGAATGGAAAGATGTGCAAGGAGTAGAAGATGCGATTGATGTAGGTAAGGAAAAATTTAACGATTTTGGGCGGTTTATGCCATGGATAATTGTGGGCTTTTTTATTCTAATTATTTTAATGGGTTCAATTTATTCTATCGGACCGGATGAAGTTGGCGTAAGACAGCGGTTCGGTAAATACGTTGATTTAAGTTCCCCGGGACTGCATATAAAGATTCCTTTTGGCATAGAGAAAGTTACTCCGATTAAGGTGGAGAAAATTTTCAAGGAAGAGTTTGGAGTTAGGACATTGCATCCGGGTGTGAGAACATCGTATTCTTCCAGGCAATATCTTGAAGAATCTTTGATGCTTACAGGTGATTTAAACATCTTAGATGTGCGTTGGATTGTACAATATAAAGTAAAGGATCCTGTGAAACTGCTTTTTGCGGTTAGAGACCCCCAGGATAATATACGAGATGTCTCCGAAATAGTAATGCGTTGGTTTGTCGGAGATTACAGTGTAGATGAGGTTCTTACTATCCAAAGAGAAGAGATAGACTATTTGGCACAGCAAGAAATGCAGAAAATATTGGATGATTGGCAGACAGGTGTTCAGATTATTACAGTTAAGCTGTTAGATGTAAATCCTCCCGAGAAGGTCAAGCCCGCCTTTAATGAGGTAAATGAAGCAAAGCAGGAAAAAGAAAAGGTGATTAACCAAGCTTGGGAGGCTTATAATAAGGTTATTCCCAGGGCAAAAGGTGAAGCGGAAAAAACCATCCGGGAAGCAGAGGGTTATGCCTTGGATAAGATAAACCGGGCAAAAGGTGAAGCGGAAAGATTCCTTGTTACTTTGGGCGAATATCAAAAGGCACCCCAGATAACTCAAAAAAGATTGTATTTAGAGACAATGATGGAAGTTTTACCTCGGGCAAAACAGAAATATATCATTGACCCTAAACAATCTTCAATTTTACCTTTGTTAAATATAGGCGAGCAGGGAGGAGCAAAATAA
- a CDS encoding N-acetylmuramoyl-L-alanine amidase produces the protein MVNILRKNFRKLKCRLFGCRTAFFYKTSRVAGIFIALFVLFNLWGCATAPHRRVPLQGVYHIVGSGQTIYRIAKTYNVEVNVIMLANHISDSTKIGVGQQLFIPGAETVLWIEPYRPVIKESVEKIVGQKNYFSKWRYITLHHSATFQGNAERFDRYHRSRGMGGLFYHFVIGNGTASDDGEIEVGWRWQKQAQVNRPYDVQICLVGNFNKQQVSKTQFRALVELINVLRKQYDIPISNIRGHKDIEGCITECPGNYFPLDRIKTELRKTNPY, from the coding sequence ATGGTTAATATTCTACGAAAAAACTTTAGAAAATTGAAATGCCGTCTGTTTGGATGTCGGACGGCATTTTTCTATAAAACATCAAGAGTTGCCGGTATATTTATTGCCCTTTTTGTCCTTTTTAATCTTTGGGGTTGCGCAACGGCGCCTCATAGGAGAGTTCCTCTGCAGGGGGTTTATCATATAGTGGGTAGCGGCCAGACGATTTACAGAATTGCAAAGACTTATAATGTTGAGGTAAATGTGATTATGCTGGCAAATCACATCAGCGATTCTACTAAAATTGGTGTTGGGCAACAGTTGTTCATTCCCGGCGCAGAGACGGTTTTATGGATTGAACCTTATCGGCCTGTTATTAAAGAATCGGTGGAGAAAATCGTCGGTCAGAAAAATTATTTTTCTAAATGGCGATACATTACCCTGCATCATAGCGCGACTTTTCAAGGAAATGCCGAACGTTTTGACAGATACCACCGAAGTCGCGGTATGGGCGGGCTTTTTTATCATTTTGTAATCGGCAATGGCACTGCTTCCGATGACGGTGAAATTGAAGTAGGTTGGCGTTGGCAAAAACAAGCGCAGGTAAATAGGCCTTATGACGTACAGATTTGTTTGGTCGGTAATTTTAATAAGCAACAAGTAAGCAAGACGCAATTCAGGGCGTTGGTAGAGTTGATTAACGTTTTACGAAAACAATATGATATACCTATATCCAACATACGAGGGCACAAGGATATAGAAGGTTGTATTACGGAATGTCCCGGGAATTATTTTCCACTTGATAGGATCAAAACAGAGTTAAGAAAAACCAATCCTTATTAA
- a CDS encoding SPOR domain-containing protein — MFRRRKKLYFKNTVSKFPAIIFVISVIIGGIFLFKIISTLVKESESAAEFAPIEVRIETKKKPERVTPPKEIVSKPAEISKPAVKPPTEKTVVKTTSQEKQVVTPVLSQFYTIQVATFSDMRRTQNLANELKKNFSPVYIKTRGRLFEVCVGKFSNSQEGHEVLAKIRKDFHDAFPRRIQLPFEEK, encoded by the coding sequence ATGTTTAGAAGGCGAAAAAAACTCTACTTTAAAAATACAGTATCCAAATTTCCTGCAATAATTTTCGTTATCTCCGTTATTATAGGCGGGATTTTTTTATTCAAGATAATATCTACGCTGGTTAAGGAAAGTGAAAGCGCTGCGGAATTTGCCCCCATAGAAGTAAGAATCGAAACAAAAAAGAAGCCTGAGAGAGTTACTCCTCCAAAAGAAATTGTCTCAAAACCTGCGGAAATTTCTAAGCCTGCAGTTAAGCCGCCGACCGAAAAAACAGTAGTAAAAACAACTAGTCAGGAAAAACAAGTAGTTACTCCTGTCTTATCGCAGTTCTATACTATCCAGGTGGCTACTTTTAGCGACATGAGAAGAACACAGAATTTAGCCAACGAATTAAAGAAGAATTTTTCTCCTGTATACATAAAAACAAGAGGTAGGTTATTTGAAGTATGTGTAGGAAAATTTTCCAACTCGCAAGAAGGTCATGAAGTTCTTGCAAAAATAAGAAAAGATTTCCACGATGCTTTTCCCAGAAGAATTCAGCTCCCATTTGAAGAAAAATAA